One region of Salvia miltiorrhiza cultivar Shanhuang (shh) chromosome 3, IMPLAD_Smil_shh, whole genome shotgun sequence genomic DNA includes:
- the LOC131016832 gene encoding putative late blight resistance protein homolog R1B-16 — protein MAYAALLSLGQTTENIILDQDRYFISRNIKQQIRSIYQPFIFLKEFLEDFPEKANILDGQIRDLAYEAEHIIESFILVEAPSHWWNVLAAKSKLKWQIRKIRKEAKSITREVMIIKNNSTDAMQLGASSSAAGSLAKPAPIIKIDYMVGLHEDLLAIKSRLCGESPNLQVIPIVGMGGIGKTTLAKCVYDDPLTVQRFDIRVWVTVSQDYNADVVLSALLSSMEEFDKDRSEESNESSGEKVFKILKGRRYLLVMDDIWSTDAWDDVRIILPKDGNGSRVMLTTRETDVAAYADHLSGPHNMRFMDEAQSWNLLQRKVFAHRDCPPELEDVGKEIARICKGLPLTIVVVAGLLSTVSNNVASWRKIAQNVNSVTKGGQFENILSLSYTHLPHYLRPCFLYMGMFPEDCEVRVSKLIKLWVAEGFLRRLNRSKTLEEEAEVFLEDLVKRNLVLVTKRKCDGRIKSCSLHDLMRDLCIRKAHEEKFLVNFSSGLSVKGRKNQRRVSVITRSGLPYFQKIYGLTIHTILCFRGISVANKLEGFRLLRVLDAGDVYVQSLPDQLFDLFYLAYLAVYYRGRIPTAIWPISKLRNLETLSLHAKNNWRKFRLYLIRLPQEIWRMPRLRHLVFYGRLPNPVGITASSLENLQTLSIVSHTMCRKRILRMIPNLKKLEIDCSDGEIFLNSLVHLRQLEDLKLRSSVRIVFHQKDDFTFPKSLRKLTLSRVTLPWEDMTIVGSLPNLRVLKLTHWACRGSTWETSDGEFPKLEILVIEKSFLEDWITESSHFPMLKSIVLDGCWKLAEIPEDIGEIPTLELIEVKGKARTSLVESAQRILEKQQEWGNDALQVQVRRMAHR, from the exons ATGGCTTATGCTGCTCTTCTTTCCCTTGGCCAAACCACTGAAAACATAATCTTGGATCAAGATAGATATTTCATTTCTCGTAATATAAAACAACAAATCCGATCTATCTATCAaccatttattttcttgaaaGAGTTTCTTGAAGATTTTCCCGAGAAAGCCAACATCTTGGATGGGCAAATCAGAGATTTAGCATATGAAGCAGAGCATATTATTGAGTCTTTCATATTGGTGGAAGCTCCATCACATTGGTGGAATGTTTTAGCTGCCAAATCAAAGCTAAAATGGCAAATAAGAAAGATAAGAAAAGAAGCAAAGTCAATCACAAGGGAGGTGATGATCATCAAGAATAACAGTACAGATGCAATGCAACTTGGTGCTTCTTCCTCTGCAGCag GTTCACTAGCCAAGCCTGCTCCCATCATCAAGATTGACTATATGGTTGGTTTACATGAAGATCTACTAGCAATAAAATCTCGACTCTGTGGAGAATCGCCCAATTTACAAGTTATCCCAATCGTTGGAATGGGCGGTATAGGAAAAACTACTCTTGCAAAGTGTGTTTACGACGACCCACTAACAGTGCAGCGGTTCGATATTCGTGTTTGGGTCACAGTTTCACAGGACTACAATGCAGATGTAGTTTTATCAGCCCTCCTATCTTCCATGGAAGAGTTTGATAAAGATAGATCCGAGGAGAGCAATGAATCGTCTGGGGAAAAAGTGTTCAAGATCTTGAAAGGCAGGAGGTATCTCCTTGTAATGGATGATATCTGGAGCACAGACGCTTGGGATGATGTAAGAATTATACTTCCTAAAGATGGTAATGGAAGCCGAGTCATGTTAACGACAAGAGAAACTGATGTGGCTGCTTACGCTGATCATTTGAGCGGTCCTCACAATATGCGCTTTATGGATGAGGCACAAAGTTGGAATCTACTTCAACGGAAGGTGTTTGCACATCGAGATTGCCCTCCAGAGTTGGAGGACGTTGGAAAGGAGATCGCGAGAATCTGCAAAGGGCTGCCACTTACAATCGTGGTGGTTGCAGGGCTCCTATCCACGGTTAGCAACAATGTAGCTTCATGGAGGAAAATTGCACAAAATGTGAACTCAGTTACTAAAGGAGgacaatttgaaaatatattgtcTTTGAGTTACACTCACTTGCCTCATTATCTGAGGCCGTGTTTCTTGTACATGGGAATGTTTCCTGAGGATTGTGAGGTCCGTGTCTCAAAACTCATCAAATTATGGGTAGCTGAGGGATTCTTGAGACGTCTGAACAGATCTAAAACCTTAGAAGAAGAGGCGGAAGTGTTTTTGGAGGATCTTGTCAAGAGAAACCTTGTTTTGGTTACCAAGAGAAAGTGTGATGgcaggatcaaaagttgcagccTCCATGATCTGATGCGGGATTTATGCATAAGAAAAGCGCATGAAGAGAAGTTTCTTGTGAACTTCAGCAGCGGACTTTCAGTAAAGGGCAGAAAAAATCAGCGCCGTGTAAGTGTAATTACTCGTTCGGGTTTACCatattttcagaaaatatatgGCTTAACCATCCATACGATTTTGTGCTTCCGTGGCATTTCTGTAGCAAACAAGTTGGAAGGTTTTAGATTGCTAAGGGTATTGGATGCAGGAGATGTTTATGTGCAATCACTACCAGATCAACTATTTGACCTATTTTATCTAGCATACCTTGCTGTCTACTATCGTGGAAGGATACCTACAGCCATTTGGCCCATTTCAAAGCTTCGTAATCTTGAGACTTTAAGCCTTCACGCAAAGAATAATTGGAGGAAATTTAGATTATATTTAATCCGTTTGCCACAGGAGATTTGGAGGATGCCAAGATTGAGACATCTTGTCTTCTATGGCAGGTTACCAAATCCAGTAGGAATAACAGCTTCTAGTCTAGAAAACCTCCAAACACTCTCTATAGTGTCACATACCATGTGTAGGAAAAGGATCTTGAGAATGATCCCAAACCTAAAGAAATTGGAGATTGATTGCTCTGATGGCGAAATTTTCCTCAACAGTTTGGTGCATCTGCGtcaacttgaagatttgaagttaCGTTCATCTGTTAGAATTGTGTTTCACCAGAAGGATGACTTCACTTTTCCTAAGTCTCTGAGAAAGTTGACATTAAGCCGTGTGACTCTTCCTTGGGAGGATATGACTATTGTAGGCTCGTTGCCAAATCTTCGAGTGCTTAAACTGACTCATTGGGCTTGCAGAGGCAGCACATGGGAAACAAGCGATGGAGAGTTTCCTAAACTAGAAATTTTGGTTATAGAAAAGTCGTTTCTCGAGGATTGGATAACTGAAAGTAGCCACTTCCCAATGCTCAAAAGCATCGTGCTCGACGGCTGTTGGAAGCTCGCTGAAATACCAGAAGATATCGGGGAAATTCCAACACTCGAGCTGATTGAGGTGAAGGGGAAAGCGCGGACGTCACTTGTGGAGTCGGCCCAGAGGATTCTAGAGAAACAACAAGAGTGGGGAAATGATGCCCTTCAAGTTCAAGTTCGTCGCATGGCTCATCGATGA
- the LOC131018119 gene encoding putative late blight resistance protein homolog R1B-14, with product MAYSTLVSLERTIDQFLNHNQFSISHPEKKHIISLDKYVLSLRAFLEDFPEKAKSLEARMSNVAMEAEDVIELYMTEKIHYNIRYTHWVAELRRIKFIFQLRRVRDQMDSIAGEVVQIKNNIIIKDAQLDGYVGASSSSSQGAEAGKTNMVGLNVDLMEIMSRLCGDSRELQILPITGMGGIGKTTLARNAYDHPFSMEHFQIRVWVTISQDYGEQRILSNHLDSLKEFDRERGNISMAVKVYQILVGRRFLIVMDDIWSAKVLDDIRKLFPDNNNGSRILLTTRLADVAAYANSSMPSHELHLMDSAQSWNLLREKHQATQAETPGETIGREIARSCGGLPLAVVVVAGILSMVSMTRTLWKEIAKNVKSYILATTDGQVEKILSLSYNHLPHHLRPCFLYMGGFPEDHEIKVKNLIRLWIAEGFVKRPVASKSFEEIAEEYLEDLIKRSLIIVSNNKSNGRTKNCRLHDLVRDLCIKKSQEEKFLVHVKGRKLLTSMKDERRIRISQSDETESFANVFSSTIRTILYFKYELVSFGSFRLLRVLDVLRVGFHSRFLPDQFFELYHLRYLAFCYVGHIPRAISNLQCLQTLIVKNTFDLPREIWNMPQLRHLITLGYWCELDELNVATLALENLQTLGAVRNLKCSSSIVNMIPNIKKLSLICSWDFEALLLHNLMHLRRLENLNLVLESSYEYTGVPNLVLPSSLKKLALIGWGRNGHHLKIVCPLPNLEVLKLRKFDFKEQEWTVSDHDFPKLRFLLIDDSNLKQWNTDGSHFPLLEHLLIHYCRRLSEIPDSMGEIPTLKLVEVKRCEKSLADSVKVIQEEQQNYGDDFFEVRCINC from the exons ATGGCTTATTCTACTCTTGTTTCCCTTGAGCGCACCATTGATCAATTCCTCAATCACAATCAATTTTCCATTTCTCATCCTGAAAAAAAACATATTATATCTCTAGATAAATATGTCCTTTCACTCCGAGCTTTTCTTGAGGATTTTCCAGAGAAAGCCAAGAGTTTGGAAGCAAGAATGAGTAATGTAGCAATGGAGGCGGAAGATGTTATTGAATTGTATATGACGGAAAAAATCCACTACAATATTCGATATACCCACTGGGTTGCAGAACTAAGAAGaatcaagtttatattccaGTTGCGCAGAGTAAGAGATCAAATGGATTCAATCGCCGGAGAGGTGGTGCAGATCAAAAATAACATCATTATCAAAGATGCACAACTTGATGGTTATGTTGGGGCTAGTTCATCCTCATCACAAGGTGCAGAAGCTGGAAAAACCAATATGGTTGGCTTGAACGTTGATTTGATGGAAATAATGAGTAGGCTTTGTGGAGATTCGCGAGAACTCCAGATCCTCCCAATAACTGGTATGGGAGGTATTGGCAAGACCACTCTTGCTAGAAATGCTTATGATCATCCATTTTCCATGGAGCATTTTCAAATTCGTGTTTGGGTCACAATATCACAAGATTATGGTGAACAGAGAATTCTATCAAACCACCTAGATTCCTTGAAAGAATTCGACAGAGAAAGGGGTAATATATCCATGGCAGTAAAAGTGTACCAAATCCTAGTAGGTAGGAGATTTCTGATTGTAATGGATGATATTTGGAGCGCCAAGGTATTGGATGATATAAGGAAGTTATTTCCCGACAACAACAATGGGAGTCGAATTTTGTTAACCACAAGGCTGGCAGATGTTGCTGCTTATGCCAACTCCTCTATGCCTTCCCATGAGTTGCATTTGATGGATTCAGCTCAGAGCTGGAATCTACTACGAGAAAAG CACCAGGCGACACAAGCAGAAACTCCTGGAG AGACCATCGGAAGGGAGATTGCAAGAAGTTGTGGAGGCTTGCCCCTTGCAGTGGTGGTGGTTGCAGGAATCCTATCTATGGTGAGTATGACTCGAACATTGTGGAAGGAAATTGCCAAAAATGTAAAATCGTATATTCTTGCCACAACAGATGGACAGGTAGAAAAGATTTTATCTCTGAGTTACAACCATTTGCCTCATCATTTGAGGCCGTGTTTCTTATACATGGGAGGATTTCCAGAAGATCACGAGATCAAAGTCAAGAACCTGATAAGGTTATGGATAGCTGAAGGCTTTGTGAAACGGCCAGTTGCATCAAAAAGCTTTGAAGAAATTGCAGAAGAGTATCTAGAGGATCTTATCAAGAGAAGTCTTATTATCGTTTCCAATAATAAGTCTAATGGCAGAACAAAAAATTGCAGGCTTCATGATCTGGTACGAGATTTGTGCATAAAGAAATCACAGGAAGAAAAGTTTCTTGTCCACGTGAAGGGAAGGAAGCTGCTGACAAGCATGAAAGATGAGCGCAGGATACGTATCTCTCAATCTGATGAAACTGAATCTTTCGCCAACGTTTTTAGCTCAACCATCCGTACTATATTGTATTTCAAGTATGAACTCGTCTCTTTTGGGAGTTTTAGATTGCTCAGGGTCCTTGATGTGTTGAGAGTCGGATTTCATTCCCGTTTTCTACCTGATCAATTTTTCGAGCTATATCATTTGAGGTACCTTGCTTTCTGCTACGTGGGTCATATTCCTAGAGCAATATCAAACCTTCAGTGTCTTCAAACCTTAATCGTGAAAAATACTTTTGATTTGCCGCGTGAAATTTGGAATATGCCGCAGTTAAGACATCTCATTACTCTTGGTTATTGGTGTGAGTTGGATGAGCTCAATGTTGCCACTTTAGCTCTAGAAAATCTGCAAACACTTGGGGCAGTGCGCAATCTCAAATGTTCTTCAAGTATCGTCAACATGATACCCAATATTAAGAAACTGTCCCTCATTTGTTCTTGGGATTTCGAAGCCTTACTTTTACACAATCTGATGCATCTGCGTCGACTTGAAAACTTGAACTTGGTACTTGAAAGTTCGTATGAATATACTGGTGTCCCTAATCTTGTTCTTCCTAGCTCGCTGAAGAAGTTAGCCTTGATCGGTTGGGGTCGCAACGGCCATCACCTCAAGATTGTCTGCCCGTTGCCGAATCTTGAAGTGCTCAAACTGAGAAAATTCGATTTTAAGGAACAAGAGTGGACAGTTAGTGATCATGATTTCCCAAAGCTGCGGTTTCTACTCATTGATGATTCAAATCTCAAGCAATGGAACACTGACGGCAGCCACTTTCCTTTGCTCGAACACCTACTGATTCATTATTGCCGACGTCTGAGTGAAATTCCAGATAGTATGGGAGAAATTCCGACACTGAAGTTGGTTGAGGTCAAGAGATGTGAGAAATCCCTAGCGGACTCTGTCAAAGTAATACAAGAAGAGCAACAAAATTATGGAGATGATTTTTTTGAAGTTCGTTGTATTAACTGTTAG
- the LOC131016925 gene encoding clavaminate synthase-like protein At3g21360 codes for MLMEMSCKYFKVGRCEGQKVVDGEAVPLVLQPPEGGGGEVEGLLWAIRENKEWFEKTIVKNSAVLLRGFHVKNAHEFNDIVEAFGWEDIRYVGPAPRTHVYKRVWTANEGPLSEFIYYHHEMVLIKEFPEKVILFCEVPPPEGGETPIVPSFRVTERMLEEYPEMVEEMERKGLRYTFTALSKNDTSSMRGRGWEDAFGTSDRVEAEKRGKALGMEMEWLAEGGVKTILGPRPLTRVFEGRKGRRMWFNTVVGMHGNELSSATMADASEIPDEEIIEEESIQFKWQKGDVLFLDNLALLHGRRPSLPPRKVLVATCK; via the exons ATGCTGATGGAGATGAGCTGCAAATACTTCAAGGTAGGAAGGTGCGAAGGGCAGAAGGTGGTGGACGGCGAAGCTGTCCCGCTAGTGCTGCAGCCCCcggagggcggcggaggcgagGTGGAGGGGCTGCTGTGGGCCATAAGGGAGAACAAGGAGTGGTTCGAGAAGACGATAGTGAAAAACAGTGCCGTCCTCCTCAGAGGCTTCCACGTCAAGAATGCACACGAGTTCAACGACATAGTCGAGGCCTTCGGGTGGGAGGACATACGGTACGTGGGGCCCGCCCCGCGCACGCATGTCTACAAGAGGGTCTGGACGGCCAACGAAGGCCCCCTGTCGGAGTTCATATACTACCACCATGAGATGGTCTTG aTAAAAGAATTCCCAGAGAAGGTAATTCTCTTCTGTGAAGTACCTCCACCAGAAGGAGGAGAAACTCCGATCGTGCCTAGCTTCCGTGTAACGGAGAGGATGTTGGAAGAGTACCCGGAGATGGTGGAGGAGATGGAGAGGAAAGGACTGAGATACACCTTCACGGCCCTAAGCAAAAACGATACATCTTCCATGAGAGGTCGAGGTTGGGAAGATGCATTTGGAACTTCAGATCGCGTAGAAGCAGAGAAGAG GGGCAAGGCATTAGGAATGGAGATGGAATGGCTGGCAGAGGGCGGGGTGAAGACGATACTAGGTCCCAGGCCTTTGACAAGGGTGTTCGAGGGAAGAAAAGGAAGGAGGATGTGGTTCAACACCGTCGTTGGAATGCACGGTAACGAGCTCAGCTCCGCCACCATGGCCGATGCAAGTGAAATACCGGACGAGGAGATCATCGAAGAAGAGAGCATCCAATTCAAGTGGCAAAAGGGCGACGTTTTGTTCCTCGATAACTTAGCTTTACTTCATGGTAGAAGGCCTTCCCTCCCACCGAGAAAAGTGTTGGTTGCTACATGCAAATAA